From a single Acidimicrobiia bacterium genomic region:
- a CDS encoding P-II family nitrogen regulator yields the protein MKLIIAYIKPFKLEDVKSALKGIGVDGMTVSEVRGFGRQSGQTELYRGAEYQVDFVPKIRIEVLVGSEDAARAVDAIEEAARTGEIGDGKVAVLPLEDVLRIRTGERGTDAL from the coding sequence GTGAAGCTCATCATCGCCTACATCAAGCCCTTCAAGCTCGAGGACGTGAAGTCTGCCCTCAAGGGGATCGGCGTCGACGGCATGACCGTCTCCGAGGTGCGCGGGTTCGGTCGCCAGTCCGGCCAGACTGAGCTGTACCGCGGCGCCGAGTACCAGGTCGACTTCGTGCCGAAGATCCGCATCGAGGTCCTCGTCGGCTCCGAGGATGCGGCCCGGGCGGTCGACGCCATCGAGGAAGCCGCCCGCACCGGTGAGATCGGAGACGGCAAGGTCGCAGTGCTCCCGCTGGAGGACGTGCTGCGAATCCGTACCGGTGAGAGGGGCACAGACGCCCTGTAG
- a CDS encoding ammonium transporter — MEPGDVAFVLVAAALVLFMTPGLALFYGGMVRAKNVLNMLMMNFVTIGIVTAVWTAIGYSIAFDGTYGNIIGRFGKPFLNSVESDELLFFAFQMMFAIITPALISGAVAGRMKFSAWIAFAAAWALIVYPIAAHWGFGSGWLFEWGARDFAGGLVIHINAGVAALALVLVLGPRRGFGTEAMRPHSLPLTLVGAGILWFGWFGFNAGSALAADEIAVSALVMTQIGASFGLLGWMIAEWRKSGKPTVLGAASGAVAGLVAITPAAGFVDVLPSMIIGLAAGGMCFWAVNLKERYGYDDSLDVVGIHMVGGIVGSLATGVFASIAVNPGLLEEGLLYGGGGLFLKQLVGVVAILTFSFVATYAIAKVIDATIGLRADEDAEIEGLDIRLHEERAYTNE, encoded by the coding sequence ATGGAACCTGGAGACGTCGCCTTCGTACTGGTCGCCGCGGCGCTCGTGCTGTTCATGACGCCGGGGCTCGCGCTGTTCTACGGCGGCATGGTCCGCGCCAAGAACGTCCTCAACATGCTGATGATGAACTTCGTCACGATCGGCATCGTCACCGCCGTCTGGACCGCCATCGGATACTCGATCGCCTTCGACGGGACGTACGGGAACATCATCGGGCGCTTCGGCAAGCCGTTCCTGAACTCGGTCGAGAGCGATGAGTTGCTCTTCTTCGCCTTCCAGATGATGTTCGCCATCATCACGCCGGCCCTCATCTCCGGAGCCGTCGCAGGGAGGATGAAGTTCTCGGCTTGGATCGCCTTCGCAGCGGCCTGGGCTCTCATCGTGTACCCGATCGCGGCGCATTGGGGATTCGGATCCGGATGGCTCTTCGAGTGGGGCGCCAGAGACTTCGCCGGCGGCCTCGTCATCCACATCAACGCCGGCGTCGCCGCTCTGGCGCTCGTGCTGGTGCTCGGGCCGAGACGCGGATTCGGGACGGAGGCGATGCGGCCCCACTCACTCCCCCTGACCCTCGTCGGCGCCGGCATCCTGTGGTTCGGCTGGTTCGGATTCAACGCAGGGAGTGCTCTCGCCGCCGACGAGATCGCGGTGAGCGCCCTGGTGATGACGCAGATCGGAGCGTCGTTCGGCTTGCTCGGCTGGATGATCGCCGAGTGGCGTAAATCCGGGAAACCGACCGTGCTCGGGGCTGCCTCCGGAGCGGTCGCCGGACTCGTCGCCATCACGCCGGCGGCCGGCTTCGTCGACGTCCTCCCGAGCATGATCATCGGCCTGGCGGCAGGCGGGATGTGCTTTTGGGCCGTCAACCTCAAGGAGCGCTACGGGTACGACGACTCGCTCGACGTGGTCGGCATCCACATGGTGGGCGGCATCGTCGGATCCCTGGCCACCGGCGTGTTCGCTTCGATCGCGGTGAACCCCGGGCTGCTGGAGGAAGGCCTCCTCTACGGGGGCGGCGGCCTCTTCCTGAAGCAGCTCGTCGGTGTCGTGGCGATTCTGACCTTCAGCTTCGTGGCGACCTACGCCATCGCCAAGGTCATCGACGCCACCATCGGGCTCCGAGCAGACGAGGATGCCGAGATCGAAGGCCTGGACATCAGGCTGCACGAAGAGCGCGCCTACACGAACGAGTGA
- the rplJ gene encoding 50S ribosomal protein L10, which produces MPRPEKVAAVSEIKERLENARAVFLAEYAGLSVKDQQALRRGLRERGAEFRVVKMTLAKRAAAELELTELDELLLGPTGLAFADEDAVSTAKALRDFARDHEVFRIKGGLLGRDYLTPERISELATIDPREVLLARLAGGLQAPLAKTAGLLAAMPRNLASMLSQLIEKLPAAPGDADAPPADTAIETAEPLDDADAPQAPPDDSAVTDPADDAAEPPEPAEPADEAETAATADESLDETPEAAAEADEPTDDTASEAEEE; this is translated from the coding sequence ATGCCCCGACCAGAGAAGGTTGCGGCAGTCAGCGAGATCAAGGAGCGCCTCGAGAACGCTCGCGCCGTCTTCCTCGCCGAGTACGCCGGTCTCTCCGTCAAGGATCAGCAGGCCCTGCGGCGTGGCCTGCGGGAGCGGGGCGCCGAGTTCCGGGTCGTGAAGATGACGCTCGCCAAGCGGGCGGCGGCCGAGCTCGAGCTCACCGAGCTGGACGAGCTGCTGCTCGGCCCCACAGGACTCGCCTTCGCGGACGAGGATGCGGTCAGCACTGCCAAGGCGCTCAGGGACTTCGCCAGAGACCACGAGGTGTTCCGGATCAAGGGCGGCCTGCTCGGCAGGGACTACCTGACGCCGGAGCGCATCTCCGAGCTGGCGACGATCGACCCCCGCGAGGTTCTCCTCGCCAGGCTCGCAGGCGGCCTCCAGGCACCGCTCGCCAAGACGGCGGGTTTGCTGGCGGCGATGCCGCGCAACCTCGCCTCGATGCTGTCGCAGCTGATCGAGAAGCTGCCTGCCGCTCCCGGCGATGCCGACGCCCCGCCGGCCGACACCGCCATCGAGACCGCCGAGCCGCTCGACGACGCCGACGCACCCCAGGCACCCCCGGACGATTCGGCGGTGACGGATCCGGCGGACGACGCGGCAGAGCCTCCGGAGCCAGCCGAACCGGCCGACGAAGCCGAGACGGCCGCCACTGCAGACGAGTCACTCGACGAGACACCCGAGGCAGCAGCCGAGGCTGACGAACCAACCGATGACACGGCCTCCGAGGCCGAGGAGGAATGA
- the rplL gene encoding 50S ribosomal protein L7/L12 encodes MAKMKTEDLLGAIEEMTVLELSEFLKAFEERFDVTAAAPVVVAAAPTGDAAGAAAEEEQDEFDVVLTAAGAQKIQVIKVVRELTSLGLKEAKAVVDEAPGNVLSAVDKDAAEAAKAKLEEAGASVELR; translated from the coding sequence ATGGCGAAGATGAAGACCGAGGACCTCCTGGGAGCGATCGAGGAGATGACCGTCCTCGAGCTCTCCGAGTTTCTCAAGGCGTTCGAAGAGCGCTTCGACGTGACGGCGGCCGCCCCCGTCGTGGTAGCCGCGGCACCCACCGGCGATGCCGCAGGGGCGGCTGCCGAGGAGGAGCAGGACGAGTTCGACGTTGTCCTCACCGCCGCCGGTGCTCAGAAGATCCAGGTGATCAAGGTCGTCCGCGAGCTGACCAGCCTCGGACTGAAGGAGGCCAAGGCAGTCGTCGACGAGGCACCCGGCAACGTGCTCTCCGCCGTCGACAAGGACGCAGCCGAAGCCGCCAAGGCGAAGCTCGAGGAAGCAGGCGCATCCGTCGAGCTGAGGTGA
- a CDS encoding serine hydrolase domain-containing protein, with amino-acid sequence MTSLEELAARWPVDRVAAGVTNADGTLWTMGAVDWAPRIASVSKLFVGMCALIAMEELSITLDDEAGPPGSTVRHLLAHASGLAFDGDVVLAPPATRRIYSNTGIERFAEHLAAATGIAFGEYLRLGVIEPLELEATSLRGSPAGSMHGSITDLLTFGRELLAPTLVSGETMRMATEAHFPDLDGVVPELGRYSPCPWGLTFELKHDKAPHWTGLTNAWETFGHFGGTGSFLWVDPAAGLACTALTDTEFGPWAMEHWPTFNDAVVARYA; translated from the coding sequence GTGACTTCGCTCGAGGAGTTGGCCGCTCGCTGGCCCGTGGACCGTGTGGCGGCCGGGGTGACGAACGCGGACGGCACGCTGTGGACGATGGGGGCCGTCGACTGGGCGCCGCGGATCGCGTCGGTTTCGAAGCTGTTCGTCGGGATGTGCGCGCTGATCGCCATGGAAGAGCTCTCGATCACCCTCGACGACGAGGCGGGGCCTCCAGGGTCGACCGTCCGGCACCTGCTCGCTCATGCTTCCGGGCTGGCGTTCGACGGCGACGTGGTGCTCGCACCCCCGGCGACGCGCCGGATCTACTCGAACACCGGGATCGAGCGGTTCGCCGAACACCTGGCGGCGGCGACGGGGATCGCATTCGGCGAGTACCTCCGGCTCGGGGTGATCGAGCCGCTCGAGCTGGAGGCGACCTCGCTCAGGGGCTCCCCCGCCGGCTCGATGCACGGTTCGATCACGGACCTTCTCACGTTCGGACGCGAGCTCCTCGCCCCCACCCTCGTGTCGGGCGAGACGATGCGCATGGCGACCGAGGCCCACTTCCCGGACCTCGACGGCGTCGTGCCGGAGCTCGGCCGGTACAGCCCCTGCCCGTGGGGCTTGACGTTCGAGCTGAAGCACGACAAGGCGCCGCACTGGACCGGCCTCACCAATGCATGGGAGACGTTCGGGCACTTCGGCGGGACCGGCTCCTTCCTGTGGGTGGACCCGGCCGCCGGGCTGGCGTGCACCGCCCTCACCGACACGGAGTTCGGCCCGTGGGCGATGGAGCATTGGCCGACGTTCAACGACGCCGTCGTCGCCCGCTACGCCTGA